The following are encoded together in the Zingiber officinale cultivar Zhangliang chromosome 8A, Zo_v1.1, whole genome shotgun sequence genome:
- the LOC122008010 gene encoding uncharacterized protein LOC122008010 has product MSREASVGGSGEASSNSGAAIPSVASTTSGTSDSKRLAVNAPGNRSDPGWKHGIAVDENPKKVQCKYCQKVINGGIYRLKHHLAGTQKDVGACKAVSDDVRKEMWKIVSSLQENLIKRAKEIEGRSSDSSPLGQYEDEEVEGAKRQRREIAKNPADLFKKRGVSSQTTINGIFKKNLREEACQGIASFFYNNAIPFHVAKSDEFKKMLDLVARHGIGFKPPSYHEIRVKYLKQQVDCTKEVIEQHKAFWKKMGCTIMTDGWTDKRRRTILNFLVNSPMGTIFLKSIDASDISKTADKIFKLMDEIVEEVGEENVVQIVTDNAANYKAAGEMLMGKRKRLYWTPCAAHCIDLMLEDFEKKIPIHKETIARGKKITTYIYSRTALISLLHHFTKEKDLIRPATTRFATSYLTLGCLNDNKGALIRMFTSKEWKSSQFAKTKDGKVIENVVMDKDFWKSIITCLRSAYPLIKVLRLVDSDEKPAMGFIYEEMDRAKEKIQAAFNGIKKSYLPLWEIIDARWDNQLHRPLHAAGYYLNPQFHYSPNFKADFEVKRGLYDCLQRMVESMEEVKKIDAQLEDFKYRKKFFGSAVATCGIETKTPAQWWESYGYEHPELQKFAIRVLSLTCSSSGCERNWSAFEMVHTKRRNRLKAKTMNDVVFVMANSKLAKKKELRKVNDYSIDDLTSDDDWIVDDSENLDLDASNEDLVPVEEGPSSGAPHDDLELPSYDDDEVEEGGDAMEDAGDEEHMEDDYEFMNL; this is encoded by the exons ATGAGTAGAGAAGCTAGTGTTGGTGGGTCTGGTGAAGCAAGCTCCAATAGTGGTGCAGCCATTCCAAGCGTAGCTTCCACAACTAGTGGAACTTCAGATTCCAAAAGATTGGCAGTGAATGCTCCTGGAAATAGATCTGATCCAGGTTGGAAACATGGAATTGCAGTTGATGAAAATCCAAAGAAAGTGCAATGCAAATACTGTCAAAAGGTGATAAATGGAGGGATTTATAGACTCAAGCATCATTTGGCAGGAACACAAAAGGATGTTGGAGCATGCAAGGCTGTTAGTGATGATGTAAGGAAGGAAATGTGGAAAATTGTATCCTCAttgcaagaaaatttaataaagagGGCAAAGGAGATTGAAGGAAGATCAAGTGATTCAAGTCCTCTTGGCCAATATGAAGATGAGGAGGTGGAGGGTGCAAAAAGACAAAGGCGAGAAATTGCAAAGAATCCTGCTGATCTATTCAAGAAAAGGGGTGTGAGTAGTCAAACTACCATCAATGGCATTTTCAAGAAGAATTTGAGGGAGGAAGCTTGCCAAGGGATTGCCTCTTTTTTCTACAATAATGCTATACCTTTTCATGTGGCAAAAAGTGATGAATTCAAGAAGATGCTAGACTTGGTTGCAAGACATGGTATTGGCTTTAAGCCTCCATCCTACCATGAGATTAGAGTCAAGTATTTGAAACAACAAGTTGATTGCACCAAAGAAGTTATAGAGCAGCACAAAGCATTTTGGAAGAAAATGGGATGCACAATTATGACTGATGGGTGGACAGATAAGAGGAGGAGGACTATATTAAACTTCTTGGTTAATAGTCCTATGGGAACCATTTTTTTGAAGTCAATTGATGCATCTGATATATCTAAAACAGCTGACAAGATTTTCAAGTTGATGGATGAAATTGTTGAAGAAGTTGGTGAAGAGAATGTAGTGCAAATTGTCACAGACAATGCAGCAAACTACAAAGCAGCTGGGGAGATGTTGATGGGGAAGAGAAAGAGGCTATATTGGACGCCTTGTGCAGCTCATTGCATCGATTTAATGTTGgaggattttgaaaaaaagaTACCAATACATAAAGAGACAATTGCACGAGGTAAAAAGATCACAACTTACATCTATTCAAGGACTGCGCTTATTTCTCTATTGCATCATTTTACCAAAGAAAAGGATTTGATTAGACCAGCCACTACTCGTTTTGCCACATCTTACTTGACTTTGGGTTGCTTGAATGATAATAAGGGAGCATTGATTAGAATGTTTACATCCAAAGAATGGAAATCTAGTCAATTTGCAAAGACTAAAGATGGAAAGGTTATTGAAAATGTGGTAATGGATAAGGACTTCTGGAAAAGCATTATTACATGCTTGAGGAGTGCTTATCCTTTGATCAAAGTCCTTCGTTTGGTAGACTCAGATGAGAAGCCTGCCATGGGGTTCATTTATGAGGAAATGGACAGGGCCAAAGAAAAGATACAAGCTGCCTTTAATGGTATTAAGAAAAG TTACTTGCCTCTATGGGAAATTATAGATGCAAGATGGGATAATCAACTACATCGGCCTTTGCATGCTGCGGGCTATTACCTTAACCCTCAATTTCATTACAGTCCTAATTTTAAAGCTGACTTTGAAGTGAAAAGAGGACTATATGATTGTCTACAAAGGATGGTTGAAAGTATGGAAGAAGTAAAGAAGATTGATGCTCAACTGGAAGACTTCAAATATCGAAAGAAATTCTTTGGTAGTGCAGTAGCCACTTGTGGAATTGAAACCAAAACTCCAGCACAATGGTGGGAATCATATGGTTATGAACATCCTGAGTTGCAAAAGTTTGCTATTCGTGTTTTGAGCTTGACATGCAGCTCATCTGGCTGTGAGAGGAATTGGAGTGCATTTGAGATG GTCCACACTAAGAGAAGAAATCGTTTGAAGGCAAAAACGATGAATGATGTAGTCTTTGTGATGGCTAATtcaaaattagccaagaagaaggaatTGAGGAAAGTCAATGACTATAGCATTGATGACCTAACTTCTGATGATGATTGGATTGTGGATGATAGTGAAAATTTAGATTTGGATGCTTCAAATGAAGATTTGGTTCCAGTTGAAGAAGGACCTAGTAGTGGAGCACCTCATGATGATTTGGAGCTGCCTAGttatgatgatgatgaagttgaagaagGTGGAGATGCCATGGAGGATGCTGGAGATGAAGAACACATGGAGGATGATTATGAATTCATGAATTTATGA